In Phocoena sinus isolate mPhoSin1 chromosome X, mPhoSin1.pri, whole genome shotgun sequence, a genomic segment contains:
- the LOC116747221 gene encoding melanoma-associated antigen 10-like, with product MSELRQPEADLQAPVPTQGPVEAPLLGAAGEKATSPWSSASPGAPSFSTYAESLPQEALVVLMADLVAFLLKYRPREPTSKTEMLSMVLREHRDHFPLVFSHACECMQLVFGLDVKEVDPRERTYVLVPTLGLTWDAVLSDGQSTPEAGLLVLVLGVITLFGDRTPEEEVWGVLGNMGVCAGREPCIYGEPGELLTEVWVQEGYLEDRQVPHSDPARCEFLWGARAYAETSTWQVLEHLLRVSSLDPRSFPSLCAEGVSDEEEGA from the coding sequence ATGAGTGAGCTCCGCCAGCCTGAGGCCGACCTTCAGGCCCCAGTCCCGACCCAGGGTCCGGTGGAGGCGCCGCTGCTGGGGGCTGCGGGGGAGAAGGCCACATCCCCCTGGTCCTCCGCCTCCCCTGGAgccccctccttctccacctATGCGGAGTCCTTGCCCCAGGAGGCACTTGTTGTGCTGATGGCTGACCTGGTGGCGTTCCTGCTCAAGTATCGCCCCAGGGAGCCGACCTCCAAGACGGAGATGCTGAGTATGGTCCTCCGGGAGCATCGGGACCACTTCCCCCTGGTCTTCAGCCACGCTTGCGAGTGCATGCAGCTGGTGTTTGGCTTGGACGTGAAGGAGGTGGACCCCCGCGAGCGCACCTACGTCCtggtccccaccctgggcctcacctgggatGCGGTGCTGAGCGACGGGCAGAGCACGCCCGAGGCCGGCCTCCTGGTGCTGGTCCTGGGCGTGATCACCCTGTTCGGTGACCGCACCCCTgaggaggaggtgtggggagTGCTCGGCAACATGGGGGTGTGTGCCGGGAGGGAGCCCTGCATCTATGGGGAGCCCGGGGAGCTGCTCACCGAAGTGTGGGTGCAGGAGGGCTACCTGGAGGACCGGCAGGTGCCCCACAGCGACCCTGCCCGCTGCGAGTTCCTGTGGGGTGCCCGGGCCTACGCGGAGACCAGCACGTGGCAGGTCCTGGAGCATCTGCTCAGGGTCAGTAGCTTGGATCCCAGGTCCTTCCCATCCCTGTGTGCAGAGGGTGTGAGCGACGAGGAAGAGGGAGCCTGA